The DNA segment CTTTTCCCTGACGGTTTCAGCAGTAAATTCCAGAGCTTCTTTTATATCTTTTGCCTCTAAATCTGGATATTCTTTGAGAATTTCCCCCATTGGCGCCGGTGAGCAGACAAGAGATTTTGTGAAGGTTTAAAAATCAACTGTCGATATTTTAAAATATAATTCCCCATTTTCATCAGTTTCGACAATATCTCCCTTTAAACCCCCGCCAATTGCCATAAATTACCTTGACACAGTTCCTGTACCGGGTTAGAATATGTTCGTAAGGCGAACACGTGTTCGGAAGGAGGTGTTATAAATGGCTGTTAATAAAGTATCCGGCGGTACTGTGCTTAGTCTTGAAGTGCAGACCGGCATCGACGCCCAGGGAAACCCGGTCTACCGCAGCAGAAATTACAAAAGCATCGACCCAAGCGCCGCAGACCAGGACCTGTACGACATTGCCCAGGCGATTGCCGGCCTGCAGTCGTATACCTTAAGCAAAATAAGCCGCGTTGACAATGCCCAGCTCGTAGAGGCCTAACCCGCAGGAGGCCCGGCATGATCAAAAATCACTGAAAGGAGGTGTAAAAATGGCCCAGGTTACCACCAAAACCCTCAGGATGGTCTTCAAAAACGAAAACGGCTCCAACTTCACGCTCACGGTTGACAACCCCCGCGATAACATAACCGCCCAGGAAATCCAGGCAGCTATGGATACGGTAATAACTAAAAACATCTTTACAACAACCGGCGGACAGTTAGTATCGAAGCAGGACATCAAGATTGTGGACAGAACAACCAACGACATCTACGACCCGCAGTAAACCTTCCTATTCATAAAAAGCTGTATGGGGAAGGAAACATGCGACAGAGCGGTTTCCTTCCTCCATTAAGCTTTCCCTCTTCAATCCTTCCTGATAAAAAACCTTCTTAAAGGAGGCGCCGCCGGTGGAAACTATTTTACAGGCAATCGGTAACGTAGGTTTCCCTATTGTTGTGACCGCTTATCTTTTGGTCAGAATCGAAAATAAGCTGGAGGGACTGGCTGA comes from the Desulfotomaculum sp. genome and includes:
- a CDS encoding DUF2922 domain-containing protein; translated protein: MAQVTTKTLRMVFKNENGSNFTLTVDNPRDNITAQEIQAAMDTVITKNIFTTTGGQLVSKQDIKIVDRTTNDIYDPQ
- a CDS encoding YvrJ family protein, which translates into the protein METILQAIGNVGFPIVVTAYLLVRIENKLEGLADSITSLANIIDKKENPCHSDDYS